Proteins encoded by one window of Aphis gossypii isolate Hap1 chromosome X, ASM2018417v2, whole genome shotgun sequence:
- the LOC126552760 gene encoding uncharacterized protein LOC126552760 produces MWAVVHFSFDNSVEPVPSYWLSKDSRLCAWPNNDNLAKKMRVNRTAPNKLEFTYYKCRVISKNIESLVDAQLKADKAQYTSDVSDFDKRKKKGKKKYSSVNKFAPENSLKKNDVFNEMNESHSSEVSSVLDDCDDDYLDKDYLPANQQNITHDENELMVDSDLHFEFDDKLIGLTNEEYDCIDLQEATNKKLTYKQDTAKKIKLLDKKELEHNSCAYLNTPKNMLPQSNTTSAVSPSPTSANTAGFQKLALNYLASLKIEMTKIADTQQEILTFIQTNNVVNNTFQCPGDMQMDHEVDYFISNWPLSDMDNLLSMEQKIKSDQNFRKQVVCELSRIGGKSLQNMIYKIMKRVFKDGILIQYTYYGLRNKENFSLLAINRAIFDAIKRSKFKNVSDDEIITTIGKWLTSAKSRLNKNNVLQI; encoded by the exons ATGTGGGCTGTTGTCCATTTTTCTTTTGACAACTCTGTCGAACCAGTGCCATCATATTGGTTAAGTAAAGATAGCCGTTTATGTGCTTGGCCAAATAATGATAATCTAGCCAAAAAAATGAGAGTCAACAGAACAGCACCcaataaattagaattcacatattataaatgtagagttatatctaaaaatattg aatcgTTGGTTGATGCTCAACTTAAAGCTGATAAAGCACAATACACATCAGATGTTTCTGACTTTgataaacgtaaaaaaaaaggtaaaaaaaagtattcatcaGTTAATAAATTTGCTCCTGAAAATTCTctcaaaaaaaatgatgtttttaatgaaatgaaTGAATCCCATTCATCAGAAGTCT caTCAGTACTTGATGATTGTGATGACgattatttagataaagaTTATTTGCCTGCAAATCAGCAAAATATTACTCATGATGAAAATGAACTTATGGTTGATAGTGACTTACATTTTG AGTTTGATGATAAGTTGATTGGCTTAACAAATGAAGAATATGACTGTATTGATTTACAAGAAg ctacaaataaaaaattaacatacaaGCAGGATACAgcaaaaaagataaaattgttGGATAAAAAGGAATTAGAACACAATAGTTGTG cTTATTTGAATACTCCAAAAAATATGCTACCACAATCAAACACCACGTCTGCTGTTAGTCCAAGTCCAACTTCTGCAAATACTGCag gttttcaaaaattagctcttaattatttagcttctttaaaaattgaaatgactAAAATCGCTGATACTCAACAAGAAATTCTtacatttattcaaacaaacaatgtggtaaataatacatttcaatgtCCAGGAGATATGCAAATGGATCATGaagttgattattttatatccaaTTGGCCTTTATCTGACATGGATAATTTGTTAAGTATGGAACAAAAGATAAAATCTGACCAAAACTTCAGAAAACAAGTT GTATGTGAACTATCCAGAATTGGTGGCAAATCActtcaaaatatgatatacaaaATCATGAAACGGGTATTTAAAGATggcatattaatacaatacacatattatggaTTAAGAAATAAAGAGAACTTTTCATTATTAGCCATCAACAGAGCAATATTTg ATGCAATAAAGagatcaaaattcaaaaatgtatctgatgatgaaattataacaacaattGGAAAATGGTTGACAAGTGCCAAGAGccgtttgaataaaaataatgtattacaaatttaa
- the LOC114128123 gene encoding uncharacterized protein LOC114128123 yields MEMELLELLDDVELVCVALAADTVERQRIHWVHPLNAQRITLGEFHCLYSHLRKYPDRFFNYYRMSIKSFDELVILLRPHISETSSTFRETIVIEERLTVTLRYLVTGSRFSSLQHQFKMGRITISQIVKKTCIQLWNVLQPIEMPTPTITKWIEISNVFFEKTNFPNCIGAVDGKHIRIVSPQHSGTNYFCYKKFFSIVLMAVVDANYCFTIVDVGSYGREGDTNIFKQSTFGKQLYNNSLNLPPSTNLPNTDGPALPYVLIGDEAFGIHQHLLRPYSSRDLNYSKRIFNYRLCRARRNVECAFGILCRKFEIFYGCIAVDPDFVSIIVQAATVLHNYIRRRDGFEFEDTLNADNMLPIEPRGTASRSLVGQQVRDQFAQYFLSDAGSVPWQNNRI; encoded by the exons atgGAAATGGAACTATTAGAACTTTTAGATGACGTCGAGTTGGTATGTGTTGCGCTTGCTGCTGACACAGTTGAACGACAACGTATTCATTGGGTCCACCCACTCAATGCTCAGAGAATAACTTTGGGTGAGTTCCACTGCTTATACTCTCACTTGAGGAAATATCCGGatcgtttttttaattactatcgTATGTCGATTAAATCATTTGACGAGTTGGTGATTTTATTGAGACCACATATATCTGAAACGAGCTCCACTTTCAGAGAAACTATTGTCATTGAAGAACGGCTGACAGTTACATTAag atacttaGTTACCGGATCTCGTTTTTCATCTTTACAGCATCAATTTAAAATGGGTAGAATTACTATCAGTCAAATAGTAAAAAAGACATGTATTCAACTATGGAATGTTTTACAACCAATTGAAATGCCCACACCGACAATCACTAAATGGATcgaaatttcaaatgtttttttcgaaaaaacaaattttccaAATTGTATTGGTGCAGTCGATGGGAAGCATATACGCATAGTTTCTCCCCAACATAGTggcacaaattatttttgctataaaaagtttttttcaattgtccTAATGGCAGTTGTTGATGCTAATTACTGTTTTACAATTGTGGATGTAGGATCTTATGGCCGTGAAGGagatacaaacatttttaaacaatctaCTTTTGGAAAACAGCTCTACAACAATTCGTTAAATTTACCACCTTCGACTAACCTACCAAATACTGATGGCCCTGCATTACCCTATGTATTAATTGGAGATGAAGCTTTTGGAATTCATCAGCATTTATTAAGACCTTATTCAAGccgtgatttaaattattccaagcgaatttttaattatagactTTGTAGAGCTAGAAGAAATGTTGAGTGCGCTTTTGGAATCCTATGtaggaaatttgaaattttttatgggTGTATTGCAGTAGATCCTGattttgtaagtattataGTTCAAGCTGCTACAGTTCTCCATAATTATATACGACGGAGAGACGGTTTTGAGTTTGAAGACACTTTAAATGCTGATAACATGTTACCTATTGAACCACGAGGAACTGCATCTAGAAGTTTAGTTGGACAACAGGTTAGAGATCAATTCGCCCAATACTTCTTAAGTGATGCCGGAAGCGTTCCGTGGCAAAATAacagaatttaa
- the LOC126552646 gene encoding uncharacterized protein LOC126552646, with product MPVHDRREALRKNRLCYACLSDQDMVSQCAVTKPCSRCDDKHHSLVHRNNASESNATIDNIAPIDPTVTVSSMTSSVIHRNVMLGTALVHIRNHSGSVHTVRALIDGGSQISVLTTRCVDRLGLKLKRWTAAVTGLAGVEVPSVVGQVKCVMTPRYADTPQIPISAWVLNNITSSMPTRPMPSDVKDRYSNLAMADPSFDQPGPIDLLIGADLYPLVMESGKVVVGEDLPAAFSTIFGWIIVGLVPKSPMGEPHCGLVSLSVSLEETLNKFWQVEEPDAAPREFTEYGQCEQIFCNQMSRLDDGRFSVPLPFRVPVSPDTFEGSRQLALKHFIHLERKLQSNPALYDSYRLFMHEYLSLGHMSIATSPGIYYIPHHAVLKDPSDLSKVRVVFDASATGFSGRSLNSCLHVGAKLQQDIIDILLLFRTYHYVFTTDVCKMYKQILINPEFRPYQHIFWRSSPTEQLIEYELNTVTYGVTCAPFLTLRVLQFIAENDCEGAPAVREALLRQTYIDDVFMGADTMEELISYQSQLLDISLRAGFRLKKWLSNSDQVLNNIPLSDRVHKIRQLVPQCIWGHVRTHDNPADCASRGLPPSSLVNMKLYWHGPAFLTQAPSTWCPEIPPFEGGIILEIKSVSLTVYTPPLEIEWIERFSSYDQMLNVVAWDRHPEVRESQQQKWATTITTTRGSTTTMMVSGLSMPWWCRPSRCRVKAKNVTP from the exons ATGCCCGTCCATGACCGACGTGAGGCTTTGCGCAAAAATCGATTATGCTATGCTTGTTTGTCCGATCAAGATATGGTTTCTCAGTGCGCAGTCACCAAGCCATGTTCCAGGTGCGACGACAAACATCACTCGTTAGTCCACCGAAATAACGCTTCGGAATCGAACGCCACAATCGACAATATAGCCCCTATAGATCCAACCGTAACTGTCTCGTCCATGACGAGTTCAGTGATACATCGTAACGTTATGTTAGGCACGGCGCTCGTACACATTCGTAATCATTCCGGTTCTGTGCACACCGTACGGGCTTTAATCGACGGGGGTTCTCAAATTAGTGTGTTGACGACGCGCTGTGTTGATCGTCTCGGATTGAAACTCAAACGTTGGACAGCGGCTGTGACAGGTCTGGCTGGCGTCGAAGTCCCGTCGGTGGTTGGTCAAGTCAAGTGCGTGATGACCCCTCGTTATGCGGATACACCGCAAATACCCATATCCGCTTgggtgttaaataatattaccagtTCAATGCCTACTCGTCCCATGCCTTCCGATGTCAAAGACCGATATAGTAATCTCGCTATGGCAGATCCAAGTTTCGATCAGCCTGGTCCGATTGATTTGTTGATAGGGGCCGACTTGTACCCTCTGGTGATGGAAAGTGGAAAAGTGGTAGTTGGTGAAGATCTTCCCGCTGCATTTAGTACTATTTTCGGTTGGATAATCGTCGGTTTAGTTCCAAAATCTCCTATGGGTGAGCCCCATTGTGGATTGGTTTCCCTGTCAGTGTCTTTGGAGGAGACTTTAAACAAGTTCTGGCAAGTTGAAGAGCCTGACGCAGCCCCACGCGAATTTACCGAATATGGTCAATGTGAACAGATTTTTTGTAACCAAATGTCTCGACTTGATGACGGACGGTTTTCGGTACCATTACCTTTTCGCGTCCCGGTTAGTCCTGACACGTTTGAAGGTTCGCGTCAACTTGCATTGAAACATTTCATTCATCTCGAACGTAAATTACAGTCCAACCCGGCTTTGTACGATTCGTATCGACTTTTTATGCATGAATACCTTAGTTTGGGCCATATGTCCATTGCAACCAGTCCcgggatatattatattccccATCATGCGGTATTAAAGGACCCTTCTGATTTGTCCAAGGTTAGAGTGGTATTTGATGCGTCGGCAACCGGTTTCTCCGGTCGTTCTTTAAACAGTTGTTTACACGTCGGTGCAAAATTACAACAAGATATTATCGATATCCTGTTACTTTTCCGTACTTACCATTACGTCTTTACCACAGACGTGTGTAAAATGTACaagcaaattttaattaacccTGAATTTCGACCGTATCAGCACATTTTTTGGCGTTCCTCTCCTACTGAACAGTTGATAGAGTATGAGCTCAATACGGTTACGTATGGCGTGACTTGTGCACCATTTTTAACTCTTAGAGTACTACAGTTCATCGCTGAAAATGACTGCGAGGGTGCTCCCGCCGTGCGGGAAGCTTTGTTGCGACAAACTTATATCGATGACGTGTTCATGGGAGCTGATACCATGGAGGAGTTAATCAGTTATCAGTCCCAATTATTGGACATATCGCTTCGTGCTGGCTTCCGTCTAAAGAAGTGGCTTAGCAATTCGGACCAAGTGTTGAATAATATTCCCCTCAGTGATAG GGTCCATAAAATTCGCCAGTTAGTCCCACAGTGTATTTGGGGTCATGTCCGCACACATGATAATCCGGCGGATTGTGCTTCGAGGGGGCTTCCTCCGTCATCTCTAGTCAACATGAAGTTATATTGGCATGGGCCCGCTTTCTTGACACAAGCACCGTCGACTTGGTGTCCTGAAATACCCCCTTTTGAAGGCGGTATCATCCTGGAAATTAAATCTGTGTCTTTAACCGTCTATACCCCACCGTTAGAAATCGAGTGGATAGAACGATTTTCTTCTTATGACCAAATGTTAAATGTGGTTGCCTGG